A window from Malassezia japonica chromosome 1, complete sequence encodes these proteins:
- a CDS encoding uncharacterized protein (EggNog:ENOG503NVAJ; COG:A) yields MSSLGPNATPPHVPHPSPDPTPNRGRARAGTLPSRFGPATSGLRTPHDEVVSAGRWYFPRTSPLAQNDPFAPPMFASVPDMMQAPLPPAFEPFARLPEDRAQTDPTLLQSSLSDADTSGLVKTLDYLGLSDAPAVDEPGALAPTRERAATDAAILGPTRTSVAPGGPVRAPLLARPPTATANTLRHRLSQLPLGAQDVFSEDQNRPRATSMGTLDRPSVDVGDVRRVPSPGVAIGRVPSPGVAIGRVPSPAAAASPARAPGHGRLRADTIAALSGPDGRQRTELELQRTAHGHREDDSFGHLAQPLSRVAGGPRTRSMTIASGAAPRAADAERNLYLSQLSGQASTRVLLRLFEPYGVIDDILLFPEHHGAVIQFRDAQHARAAHDAGVAFIGPYLAELLSDQRQPPLLSRAEGDWSRHSAADGTPPPRARHGGTASIVPSSDKGGIPLPAEHVVALAPEQQRAVGDTLHFRTGSDPQVGSLETSETRTYHASIPPVNDGGRPSRRFDNARFRELRKNMESGQMSQTQADTVATEHLDVIVELSSNYIGNTVVQRFFEQCSEEVKTRMLERIAPHLATIGTHKNGTWAAQKIIDCAKTDAQQLLITRHLQPYVPALLLDQFGNYVVQCVLPFGFPRATFILDAMVDRCWEIAQGRFGARSMRTVLEHASVPRVQLKRVAMAVILNCVPLATSANGALLLTWLLETSGLEGAMSQLAPRFVPHLAQLCTHKLASVTILRIVCQSAEPGAATLLLRSIFDLPQANVLEEILLDLVHGSQLVAKALQSPVLSPDAYTECVDAVAAILLRHDLVGAPAYRRLAEQVGLALPDTARMSPTHLRVGKTEGPERPPVLMNPVDGIPPILPPSYGPTGGDGARFGVSTMPYAGPPFDIHGPDAAPRGALAPGATPPRFCLGDGAGMMVATLEQLPHEVLTHIAYYVALTPQGPPSDLLLLLCASRTLYNHLAPGINTALYARLFAGVFDRAAIVRRLGMPSPTQLTEELQYRFAVLKRLRRYVELYEADPTQGALDAAHACAQDCLCQDLWKAYVMALEHDEHNVRQLYWAKISAYTDIHAVQTMCAHHVHRTYPTQAQVTALAMHLRHMLSRGQQLSPTDDDSSDEQDSLFLLLKPFVFAAHEYDMFFGPWTARTLPLSSAHGGGGGSMPYASVRHCGTTLTLAVPPVSQAATSLMFQCTAHAMPTAHLTARLDKRIGSVPMRLQSSRDYDHDFRRLQLCYDARSAPGLRLEDHIGRLSGVWEGRFSFFDMDAYREMLDGSTSALYDGTFGEQTQVLRLSEAVVCMSSDGVARYHEEIMANDTFSQHIAQAHKSAEAHSLPAPTRSGSQQPYITASHGEVMPPTDAATMLQEWRKLPFWCDDEAPADGDQRELLLYGTGHSAWGKFFVRGRVRAWDGLVVLLKEYGPGRQGKWMYRGYSLAGSTMVGRWRDAYTPHALHGYEGPFILTRRS; encoded by the exons ATGTCGTCCTTGGGGCCGAACGCCACGCCGCCACACGTTCCCCACCCGTCTCCCGACCCAACACCGAAccgaggtcgcgcgcgcgcgggcaCCCTCCCGTCGCGCTTTGGGCCCGCAACCTCGgggctgcgcacgccccACGACGAGGTGGTGAGCGCGGGGCGCTGGTACTTTCCCCGCACGTCGCCCCTCGCACAAAACGACCCGTTTGCCCCGCCCATGTTTGCGTCCGTGCCGGACATGATGCAAGCACCCCTGCCGCCAGCCTTTGAACCATTTGCGCGCCTCCCGGAGGACCGCGCGCAGACGGATCCTACGCTCCTGCAAAgctcgctcagcgacgCAGACACCAGCGGACTCGTCAAGACCCTCGACTACCTCGGCCTGAGCGACGCCCCGGCCGTGGATGAGCCGGGGGCACTTGCAccgacgcgcgagcgcgccgcgactgACGCGGCAATCCTGGGGCCGACTCGCACGTCGGTCGCGCCGGGCGGgccggtgcgtgcgccgctcctcgcacgcccgccgacagcgacggcgaacacgctgcgccaccGCCTCTCGCAGCTGCCTCTAGGCGCACAGGACGTCTTTTCGGAAGACCAGAACCGCCCGCGCGCAACAAGCATGGGCACACTCGATCGGCCGTCGGTCGACgtgggcgacgtgcgccgcgtgccgtcgccgggcgtcgcgatcggtcgcgtgccgtcgccgggcgtcgcgatcggccgcgtgccgtcgccggcggctgccgcctcgccggcgcgtgcgccaggccacgggcgcctgcgtgccgacaccatcgccgcgctcaGCGGGCCGGACGGCCGCCAGCGCACTGAGCTCGAactgcagcgcaccgcacaTGGCCACCGCGAAGACGACTCGTTTGGCCACCTCGCACAACCCCTCTCGCGCGTTGCGGGTGGtccgcgcacgcgcagcatgacgatcgcgagcggcgccgcgccgcgcgcggccgatgcGGAGCGCAATCTGTACCTCTCGCAGCTGAGCGGTCAGGCGTCGACGCGTGTGCTGCTGCGTCTATTTGAGCCGTACGGCGTGATTGACGATATCCTCCTCTTCCCCGAGCACCATGGCGCAGTGATCCAgttccgcgacgcgcagcatgcgcgtgcggcgcacgatgcCGGTGTCGCGTTTATCGGCCCCTATCTCGCGGAGCTGCTGAGCGACCAGCGCCAGCCGCCGCTCTTATCGCGCGCCGAAGGCGACTGGTCGCGGCACAgtgccgccgacggcacgccgccgccccgcgcgcggcacggcggcacggcgagcattgtgccgagcagcgacAAGGGCGGGATCCCGCTgcctgccgagcacgtcgtggcgcttgcgcccgagcagcagcgtgcggttGGCGACACGCTGCACTTCCGCACCGGCTCCGACCCCCAGGTCGGATCGCTGGAGACGTCCGAGACGCGCACGTACCACGCAAGCATCCCGCCTGTGAACGACGGGGGGCGTCCCAGCCGCCGCTTTGACAATGCACGcttccgcgagctgcgcaagaacATGGAGAGCGGCCAGATGAGCCAGACGCAGGCCGACACGGTCGCGACCGAGCACCTTGATGTGATTGTCGAGCTGTCGAGCAACTACATCGGTAACACGGTCGTGCAGCGCTTTTTCGAACAGTGCTCGGAGGAGGTCAAGACCCgcatgctcgagcgcatcgcgccgcacctcgcgaCGATTGGCACGCACAAAAACGGCACATGGGCCGCCCAAAAGATCATCGACTGTGCCAAGACagacgcgcagcagctgctcaTCACTCGCCATTTGCAGCCCTACGTAcctgcgctgctcctcgaccagTTTGGCAACTATGTCGTGCAGTGCGTGCTGCCGTTTGGCTTTCCCCGCGCGACCTTTATCCTGGATGCAATGGTCGACCGCTGCTGGGAGATTGCGCAGGGGCGCTTTGGCGCACGCAGCATGCGCACCGTGCTCGAACACGCCTcggtgccgcgcgtgcagctgaagcgcgtcgcgatggCCGTCATACTCAActgcgtgccgctcgcgacgagcgccaacggcgcgctgctcctcaCCTGGCTCCTCGAGACGTCGGGCCTCGAGGGCGCGATGAGCCagctggcgccgcgctttGTGCCGCACCTTGCACAGCTCTGCACGCACAAACTCGCGTCGGTCACCATTCTGCGCATCGTCTGCCagagcgccgagccgggcgccgcgacgctcctgcTGCGCTCCATCTTTGATCTGCCCCAGGCGAACGTCCTCGAGGAGATCCTCCTGGATCTCGTACACGGctcgcagctcgtcgccaaggcgctgcagagCCCAGTGCTGTCGCCCGACGCGTACACCGAgtgcgtcgacgcggtTGCCGCGATCCTCCTGCGCCACGACCTCgtgggcgcgccggcgtaccgccgcctcgccgagcaggtcggcCTGGCTCTCCCAGACACGGCGCGCatgtcgccgacgcaccTGCGGGTGGGAAAAACCGAGGGCCCAGAAAGGCCACCAGTGCTAATGAACCCTGTGGACGGCATACCCCCCATCCTGCCCCCGTCTTATGGACCGACGGGAGGGGATGGTGCACGCTTCGGCGTGTCCACGATGCCCTACGCTGGCCCCCCTTTTGATATCCACGGCCCGGAcgccgcacctcgcggcgccctcgcgccgggcgcgacgccgcctcg CTTTTGCCTCGGCGATGGCGCGGGGATGATGGtggcgacgctcgagcagctcccGCACGAAGTGCTTACGCACATTGCGTACTATGTCGCGCTCACGCCACAGGGGCCACCTAGCGATCTCCTTCTGCTCTTGTGCGCGAGCCGCACGTTGTATAACCACCTCGCGCCGGGGATCAACACGGCGCTGTACGCACGCCTCTTTGCGGGCGTGTTTGACCGCGCAGCGATcgtgcggcggctcggcatgccgtcgccgacgcagcTGACAGAAGAGCTACAGTACCGCTTTGCTGTGCTCAaacgcctgcgccgctaCGTCGAGCTGTACGAGGCGGACCcgacgcaaggcgctctcgacgccgcgcacgcctgCGCACAGGACTGCCTGTGCCAGGACCTCTGGAAGGCGTACGTgatggcgctcgagcatgACGAGCACAACGTGCGCCAGCTGTACTGGGCGAAAATTAGCGCGTATACCGATATCCACGCTGTACAGACCATGTGCGCGCACCACGTCCACCGCACCTAtccgacgcaggcgcaagtcacggcgctcgcaaTGCACCTGCGGCATATGCTGTCAAGGGGTCAGCAGCTGTCGCCGACGGACGACGacagcagcgacgagcaAGACTCACTTTTTCTCCTGCTCAAGCCGTTTGTGTTTGCCGCACACGAATACGACATGTTCTTTGGGCCGtggacggcgcgcaccCTTCCGCTCTCGAGTGCGCACGGAGGAGGGGGAGGCAGCATGCCCTACGCATCGGTACGCCACTGCGGCACGACGCtgacgctcgccgtgccgcccgTGAGCCAGGCCGCAACATCTCTCATGTTTCAGTGCACCGCGCATGCAatgccgacggcgcaccTCACCGCGCGACTGGACAAGCGCATTGGGTCGGTGCCGATGCGCTTGCagtcgtcgcgcgactaCGACCACGACTTtcggcgcctgcagctgTGCTACGACGCACGCTCCGCACcgggcctgcgcctcgaggaccaTATTGGGCGCCTGAGCGGCGTGTGGGAGGGTCGCTTTTCGTTCTTTGACATGGACGCTTAccgcgagatgctcgaTGGGAGCACGTCCGCGTTGTACGACGGCACGTTTGGCGAGCAGACCCAAGTCCTGCGCCTCTCGGAAGCCGTCGTGTGCATGTCGTCCGATGGCGTCGCGCGCTACCACGAAGAGATCATGGCCAACGACACGTTTTCGCAGCACattgcgcaggcgcacaaaagtgccgaggcgcactCCCTTcctgcgccgacgcgcagcggcagccAGCAGCCCTACATTACCGCGAGCCATGGGGAGGTCAtgccgccgaccgacgccgcgaCCATGCTGCAAGAGTGGCGCAAGCTGCCGTTCTGgtgcgacgacgaggctccggccgacggcgaccagcgcgagctgctgctctACGGCACCGGACACTCGGCCTGGGGCAAGTTCTTTGTGCGtggccgcgtgcgcgcgtgGGACGGCCTCGTGGTCCTCCTGAAAGAGTACGGGCCAGGGCGCCAAGGCAAGTGGATGTACCGCGGCTATTCGCTGGCTGGTAGCACCATGGTCGGCCGCTGGCGCGACGCATACACGCCCCACGCCCTGCACGGCTATGAAGGGCCGTTCATCTTGACACGGCGCTCCTAG
- a CDS encoding uncharacterized protein (COG:A; EggNog:ENOG503Q6HK) produces the protein MTRRKPRFRVVVEPLRSSVTPAEIASLFHPLEVRSIVLSQHGGCFSATVALYTQRDMDIACLRNHTMFGGHQLRVYCPGTEPASPTHSEASEGIDMPQKNLYVLNVPLDVTTVQLERLFAQYGTVRHCVILSMLDGQARRRGFVDMDSPQEAQAALHATDGKVWFGYPLEVSFARVQRSGAPVDAEAAETPCSTLLVRGLVPAATIDADDVHALLAPHAAVAHVEFPETACGQDTFSVRVTLRST, from the exons ATGACCCGTAGGAAGCCCAGGTTCCGCGTCGTAGtcgagccgctgcgctcgtccgTGACACCGGCCGAGATCGCGTCGCTGTTCCACccgctcgaggtgcgcagcatcgtCCTGTCGCAGCACGGCGGGTGCTTCAGTGCTACCGTCGCACTGTACACACAGCGCGACATGGACATTGCCTGCCTGCGAAACCACACAATGTTTGGAGGACACCAGCT ACGCGTCTACTGTCCCGGCACCGAgccggcctcgccgacgcacagcgaggcgagcgaggGGATTGACATGCCCCAAAAGAACCTGTATGTGCTCAATGTCCCGTTGGATGTCACTACTGTACAACTCGAGCGTCTTTTTGCGCAGTACGGCACCGTACGCCACTGCGTCATTTTGTCGATGCTCGACGGccaggcacgccgccgcgggtTTGTGGACATGGACTCGCCGCAGGAGGCACAGGCAGCGCTGCATGCGACCGACGGCAAGGTGTGGTTCGGCTACCCCCTCGAGGTCTCCTTTGCGCGCGtccagcgcagcggcgcgccggtcgacgccgaggccgccgagacgccgtgcagcacgctgctcgtccGCGGTCTCGTGCCGGCGGCTAcgatcgacgcggacgacgtgcacgcgctccttgccCCCCACGCCGCGGTCGCCCACGTCGAGTTTCCCGAGACGGCCTGCGGCCAGGACACGTTCTCGGTGCGTGTgacgctc AGGTCCACATAG
- a CDS encoding uncharacterized protein (EggNog:ENOG503P92W; COG:S): protein MQADDFVLFDDAPEGESYPQQAGTSGAVAPGFTKSSFLQHRGQFNDTSPLLEEAPYGHLGQLGQADPTLMQRALQGGGYVQQPLQESPHTHAGTSPTTPPPQPSSGTLGAPLTMLSLQGANNDNNKALFPGTQPDPTNELQRDTRQKPQGTETPRWQQTKNENGTPFLWNPSTEQGNADLTNWKQFWSNNQGQGMVPPMAANADVLRAANEASGRQAQSGDRTVSPRDLYLDQEETATPSARTDPGRGLAQTPYPSLFPERAEEEPASVPTPFGLSSAMETGSSTEEEDDEDEKPFPSATYAGSVLGAMAPNEQLLEQWSRSMYAPVNPAAPNGRQPESMHTRQWPVTGPSFSAMSTSSESDEEPTVPPYTRGSHAGNATNFQASVPGALGGYGYIPSSQESGMSMQSPDSESMPGSHMSVSMTESDTPGNSGRNRSPSILNHAQAIVPASERHAPSPSEDEEPAPAPRRARSPDTSRPRQLRSSSNSRRQETDATRNAREASLSGAAPPSSESSDPENDESDYEQSQHLSHPTPRASARRGRQTRAASGHRATGSTGNAQPPPSGAYSGVLAGAARNAQATTSPNSSAIRCDYVSPVTGQTCGTIFHRMYDLARHRITLHLREEAQLVKDGMLNVDQCVVLGKEVDVQKALAELEWTCRVCGATFSRKDAMLRHERLRHHR from the coding sequence ATGCAGGCCGACGACTTTGTGCTTTTTGACGATGCGCCCGAGGGCGAGTCGTATCCCCAGCAGGCCGGCACTTCTGGTGCCGTGGCGCCCGGATTCACAAAGTCTTCTTTCTTGCAGCACCGTGGACAATTTAACGATACGTCTCCGCTCCTCGAAGAAGCGCCGTATGGGCACCTCGGCCAGCTCGGCCAGGCGGACCCGACGCTgatgcagcgtgcgctgcaagGCGGGGGATACGTCCAGCAGCCGCTCCAAGAGTCGCCCCATACACACGCTGGGAcatcgccgacgacgccgcctcctcagccgtcgagcggcacgctcggcgcgccgctcaccATGCTGTCTCTCCAAGGCGCCAACAACGACAACAACAAGGCGCTCTTTCCTGGCACACAGCCCGATCCGACCAACGAACTGCAACGGGATACACGTCAAAAGCCGCAGGGGACCGAGACGCCCCGGTGGCAGCAGACCAAGAACGAAAACGGCACGCCCTTTTTGTGGAATCCGTCCACGGAGCAAGGAAATGCGGATCTCACCAACTGGAAACAGTTCTGGAGCAACAACCAGGGCCAGGGCATGGTGCCTCCAATGGCCGCAAATGCTGACGTGCTCCGCGCCGCAAACGAGGCGAGCGGGCGACAGGCACAGAGCGGGGACCGCACCGTCTCCCCGCGCGACCTCTACCTCGATCAGGAAGAAACCGCGACACCGAGTGCGCGCACAGATCCGGGGCGAGGCCTTGCGCAGACGCCCTACCCCTCGCTCTTTCCCGAACGTGCCGAAGAGGAGCCGGCGTCTGTGCCGACGCCCTTTGGCctgtcgagcgccatggAGACGGGATCGAGCacggaggaggaggacgacgaggacgaaaAGCCGTTTCCGTCGGCAACCTATGCCGGCTCTGTGCTGGGCGCCATGGCGCCGAacgagcagctgctcgagcagtgGAGCCGCTCGATGTATGCTCCGGTGAAcccggccgcgccgaacgGGCGGCAGCCCGAGTCGATGCATACGCGGCAGTGGCCCGTGACTGGCCCCTCGTTCTCGGCCATGTCCACGTCGAGTgagtcggacgaggagccgaCGGTGCCACCGTATACACGCGGCAGCCACGCGGGCAACGCGACCAACTTCCAGGCCTCGGTGCCGGGCGCGTTGGGCGGCTATGGCTACATCCCCAGCAGCCAAGAGAGCGGTATGAGCATGCAGAGCCCCGACTCGGAGTCGATGCCTGGCTCGCACATGTCGGTGAGCATGACCGAGAGTGATACACCCGGGAACTCGGGACGCAACCGCAGTCCTTCGATATTGAACCATGCGCAGGCCATTGTGCCCGCGTCCGAGCGCCATGCGCCGAGCCCcagcgaggacgaggagccggcgccggcacctcgtcgcgcgcgctcccCAGATACCAGTCGTCCGCGCCAGCTTCGGTCCTCGAGTAATTCACGGCGCCAGGAGACCGATGCAACACGCAACGCACGCGAAGCGTCCCTGTCCGGCGCAGCACCAccctcgtccgagtcgagcgacCCGGAGAACGACGAGTCGGACTATGAGCAGTCGCAGCACCTCTCGCAccccacgccgcgcgcctctgCACGCCGTGGGCGGCagacacgcgccgcgtcgggcCACCGCGCCACGGGCTCGACCGGCAacgcgcagccgccgccgtccggcgcctactcgggcgtgctcgccggcgccgcgcgcaacgCGCAGGCGACAACCTCTCCGAATTCGTCCGCAATCCGCTGCGACTATGTATCCCCTGTCACAGGACAGACGTGCGGGACCATCTTTCATCGCATGTACGATCTGGCACGACACCGCATTACGCTGCATCTGCgcgaagaggcgcagctcgtcaagGACGGCATGCTCAACGTCGACCAGTGTGTCGTCCTTGGCAAGGAGGTGGATGTACAAAAGGCACTTGCCGAACTCGAATGGACGTGCCGCGTGTGCGGCGCCACCTTCTCAAGAAAAGACGCCATGCTTCGCCACGAACGCCTCCGGCACCACCGATAG
- the RAD18 gene encoding RING-type E3 ubiquitin transferase (COG:L; EggNog:ENOG503NYXM) — protein sequence MDALLAQASDPSDWPPSWAFLRPLDASLRCGLCYDIFRAPVALRECAHVFCSSCIRTHINQPGGSGSFCPNCRQKKAYDSELMPQPALEAAADGWRNARDALVEKMNEAQTLQDDRDALRAEIAEGRVQAPKRAAPEDEGGRRLRPRQARASLAEPASPDVDYRSLQAADTVQCPICSRSFTAADLNTHLDRGCDPSAPPSNWLGAPAHDPFANAKRLTRPQYQLKSERDLRKLLSSLDLPSHGNKERLVERHRQWVNLYNANLDASPANRESLARLRRHLQAWDRGQDEVASHNKDKVVANERQYQSWLNTHRGHYADLAAQARASLAKKPTPSEPPEDA from the exons atggacgcgctgctcgcccaGGCCAGCGACCCGTCCGACTGGCCGCCGTCATGGGCGTTCCTTcggccgctcgacgcaaGCTTGCGGTGCGGGCTGTGCTAT GATATTTTTcgcgcgcccgtcgcgctgcgcgaaTGCGCGCACGTATtctgctcgtcgtgcaTCCGCACGCACATCAACCAGCCGGGCGGCTCGGGATCGTTCTGCCCAAACTGCCGCCAAAAGAAGGCGTATGATAGCGAGCTGATGCCACAGCCTGCGCTTGAGGCGGCGGCAGATGGCTGGCGCAACGCACG cgacgcgctcgtcgagaaAATGAACGAGGCCCAGACGCTCCAGGACGACCgggatgcgctgcgcgcggaaATCGCCGAGGGGCGCGTGCAGGCGcccaagcgcgccgcccccgaggacgagggcggccggcggctgcggccgcgccaggcacgcgcctcgctcgccgagccagcGTCGCCAGACGTCGACTACCGCTCACTACAAG CCGCGGACACGGTGCAGTGCCCTatctgctcgcgcagcttcACCGCAGCCGACCTCAATACGCACTTGGACCGGGGATGCGAccccagcgcgccgccgagcaactggctcggcgcgccggcgcacgatCCTTTTGCGAACGCAAAAAGGCTTACACGCCCACAGTACCAGCTCAAGTCGGAGCGTGATCTACGAAAACTGCTAAGC TCGCTGGACCTGCCGAGCCACGGCAATAAAGagcgcctggtcgagcgTCACCGCCAGTGGGTGAATTTGTACAACGCCAACCtggacgcgtcgcccgcgaatcgcgagtcgctcgcgcgcctccgGCGCCACCTCCAGGCGTGGGACCGGGGGCAGGACGAAGTCGCGTCTCACAACAAGGACAAGGTCGTGGCAAACGAACGGCAGTACCAGTCTTGGCTT AATACCCATCGCGGCCACTATGCCGACCTGgcagcgcaggcacgcgcctcgctcgccaAGAAACCCACTCCAAGCGAGCCGCCGGAAGATGCATAG
- a CDS encoding uncharacterized protein (TransMembrane:12 (i32-49o69-88i100-122o128-149i161-181o193-217i274-295o315-336i357-375o381-403i415-435o447-469i); COG:S; EggNog:ENOG503P2PC), translated as MPDPASPAPEQVAAPKLDEAANPQNWSLTRKIYCNLVYSLITIVTTYASGIYSPGVNQMQKDLPAPHTIAQLGTSLYMFGMAAASLLWGPLSQSLGRRPVFLMSLFGSTMFNLGVCLSPSIPSLLVCRALAGCSASATFCNVAGSIVDMTTERNRIPFNTIFRHVTFCGPPLAALLGAVAVHDSDWRWNLRSIPILFFATLVLYALTVPETFAPALLQKQQARKEAALRHEDALHRGEHLLLSIFPSKKTVQLVASQVKQSLFVPWILLVEEPVLMIVCFYTAMLYGLLYGSLLFFPEVWQDIRGLTSVQVGYTYGAVLAGFTASAALIGCTIQTIEYRRAYDKGTNTPELRIRSGVWAILFVPIGLFIFAWTTPFVHVHWSGPCIGIFFFAFGMLSVFNSWLAYLTDTYSNNTAAVIGINTFCRSAVAGAFPLFTKQMVEAMTFQGAMSMFGGISVPLTCIGMLFGVYGHYLRRHSKHAVHR; from the coding sequence ATGCCTGACCCTGCGAGCCCCGCGCCGGAgcaggtcgccgcgcccaagctcgacgaggcggcgaaTCCACAAAACTGGTCTCTAACACGCAAAATCTACTGCAACCTGGTGTACTCGTTGATTACGATCGTGACAACGTATGCGTCCGGCATCTACTCGCCTGGAGTGAACCAGATGCAAAAGGACCTGCCTGCACCGCACACcatcgcgcagctcggcacgagTTTATACATGTTTGGCATGGCCGCTGCGTCGCTGCTGTGGGGCCCACTGAGCCAGTcgcttgggcggcggcccgtGTTTCTCATGTCGCTCTTCGGGAGCACCATGTTTAACCTGGGCGTGTGCCTCTCGCCCTCTATACCGTCGCTGCTCGTCTGCCGTGCGCTGGCCgggtgctcggcgtcggcgacgttTTGCAACGTCGCTGGGAGCATTGTGGATATGACGACGGAGCGCAACCGCATTCCCTTTAATACCATCTTTCGGCACGTTACGTTCTGCGGCCCGCCCCTTGCGGCACTGCTCGGTGCCGTGGCCGTGCACGACTCCGACTGGCGCTGGAATCTGCGCTCGATTCCGATCCTGTTCTTTGCCACGCTCGTGCTGTACGCGCTGACGGTGCCAGAAACCTTTGCGCCTGCACTGCTGCAGAAACAGCAAGCGCGcaaggaggcggcgctgcgtcacGAAGACGCGTTGCACCGTGGCGAGCACCTGCTCCTGTCCATCTTTCCCAGCAAAAAAAcggtgcagctcgtcgcatCGCAGGTGAAGCAATCCCTCTTTGTCCCGTGGATCCTGCTGGTCGAAGAGCCCGTGCTGATGATTGTATGCTTCTACACGGCGATGTTATATGGTCTCTTGTACGGCTCGCTGCTCTTCTTCCCCGAAGTGTGGCAGGACATTCGCGGACTGACCTCGGTGCAGGTCGGCTATACCTACGGCGCGGTCCTGGCGGGCTTTACGGCCTCCGCCGCATTGATCGGCTGCACAATCCAGACCATCGAGTACCGCCGCGCCTACGACAAAGGCACCAACACACCCGAGCTCCGCATCCGCTCCGGCGTCTGGGCGATCCTCTTTGTGCCGATCGGCCTCTTTATCTTTGCATGGACCACCCCATTTGTACATGTCCACTGGTCCGGTCCGTGCATTGGCATCTTCTTTTTTGCATTTGGCATGCTGTCTGTGTTTAACTCCTGGCTGGCCTACCTTACGGACACCTACAGCAACAACACGGCGGCGGTCATTGGAATCAACACCTTTTGCCGCTCGGCCGTAGCGGGCGCATTTCCCTTGTTCACGAAGCAGATGGTCGAGGCAATGACCTTTCAAGGCGCGATGAGCATGTTTGGCGGCATCTCGGTGCCACTTACGTGCATTGGTATGCTCTTTGGCGTCTATGGTCACTACCTGCGAAGACACAGCAAACACGCTGTACACCGTTGA
- the ERG2 gene encoding C-8 sterol isomerase (EggNog:ENOG503NY94; COG:T; TransMembrane:1 (o20-37i)) → MPKVQNTQTSRPSGSCTRCIAVIATIFAVVVALFTYLDAHRQQFYIFDQQKLHGITKQAIAQHGENADQIFDYIVKELRKDPKVAPTLNAHSFREPSEWVFNNAGGAMGSMYIIHASITEYLIFFGTPLGTEGHTGRHTADDYFHILTGTQYAYKAGDLKREEYPAGAMHYLPRGVVKQYMMPESGCWALELAQGWIPPMLPFGFADTISSTLDFPTFFRTAVITGREMIKNLLQGKF, encoded by the exons ATGCCGAAAGTCCAAAACACGCAGACTTCGCGGCCCTCTGGCTCGTGCACCCGCTGCATTGCAGTCATCGCTACGATCTTTGCTGTGGTTGTTGCACTCTTTACCTACCTGGACGCGCACAGG CAACAATTCTACATTTTTGACCAGCAAAAGCTGCACGGCATCACCAAGCAAGCgattgcgcagcacggcgagaATGCCGATCAGATCTTTGACTACATTGTgaaggagctgcgcaaggaccCCAAGGTGGCCCCTACCCTCAACGCTCACTCTTTCCGCGAGCCGTCCGAGTGGGTCTTTAACAACGCTGGTGGTGCGATGGGTTCCATGTACATCATCCACGCTTCCATCACCGAATACCTGATCTTCTTTGGCACGCCGCTTGGCACCGAGGGCCACACTGGCCGTCACACGGCGGACGACTACTTCCACATCCTGACGGGTACGCAGTACGCCTACAAGGCCGGGGACCTTAAGCGCGAGGAGTACCCTGCGGGTGCGATGCACTACCTCCCCCGTGGTGTTGTGAAGCAGTACATGATGCCCGAGTCGGGATGCTGGGCGCTGGAGCTCGCTCAGGGCTGGATCCCCCCGATGCTGCCGTTCGGTTTTGCGGACACGATTTcgtcgacgctcgactTCCCCACGTTCTTTAGGACTGCTGTGATCACCGGCCGCGAGATGATCAAGAACCTGCTCCAAG GCAAGTTTTAA